One segment of Leptodactylus fuscus isolate aLepFus1 chromosome 7, aLepFus1.hap2, whole genome shotgun sequence DNA contains the following:
- the MDK gene encoding midkine, with translation MDLRALCVIVLVAILAVGSQAAKNKKEKGKKGTSDCAEWKWGRCIPNSKDCGVGTREGTCKDQTRKLKCKVPCNWKKPFGADCKYKFENWGECNAETGVKSRSGTLKKALYEAECEQTVQASKPCSIKTKTKGKKGKGKD, from the exons ATGGACTTGCGAGCTTTGTGCGTCATTGTGTTGGTGGCGATTCTTGCCGTGGGGTCTCAGGCTGCTAAAAACAAAAAAG AGAAAGGTAAGAAGGGAACGTCAGACTGTGCCGAGTGGAAGTGGGGTCGTTGTATCCCCAATAGCAAGGACTGTGGGGTCGGCACCCGGGAGGGAACATGCAAAGACCAGACCCGCAAGCTGAAGTGCAAAGTCCCCTGCAACTGGAAGAAACCATTTGGAG CCGACTGCAAATACAAGTTTGAAAACTGGGGTGAATGTAATGCGGAGACCGGTGTGAAGAGCCGCTCAGGGACCCTGAAGAAGGCTCTATACGAGGCCGAGTGTGAGCAGACCGTGCAGGCCAGCAAACCATGCTCCATCAAGACCAAAACCAAAG GCAAAAAAGGTAAAGGAAAGGACTAG